A window from Fragaria vesca subsp. vesca linkage group LG5, FraVesHawaii_1.0, whole genome shotgun sequence encodes these proteins:
- the LOC101293985 gene encoding probable LRR receptor-like serine/threonine-protein kinase At4g31250-like, translated as MVGYKSPEYVATKRITKKTDVWSLDVLILEILTGKFPTSFLQHGKGSEEDLASWVNSVPKDEWFTQVFDREMNASKNCEGEMLKLLKLGLECCEGDVEKRWDLKEVVGRIEELKEVGNSGGGGGSGGCPDVDFLSSSTSEVDITKLAV; from the coding sequence ATGGTTGGATACAAGTCCCCAGAGTACGTCGCAACCAAGCGGATCACAAAGAAGACCGATGTATGGAGCCTCGATGTGCTCATCTTGGAGATCCTAACAGGGAAGTTTCCAACCAGCTTTCTGCAACATGGTAAGGGAAGTGAGGAGGACCTAGCGAGCTGGGTGAACTCGGTGCCTAAAGACGAGTGGTTCACACAGGTGTTCGATAGGGAAATGAATGCAAGCAAGAACTGCGAGGGGGAGATGTTGAAGCTCTTGAAGCTTGGGTTGGAATGTTGCGAAGGTGATGTAGAGAAGAGGTGGGATTTGAAAGAGGTTGTTGGGAGGATTGAAGAGTTGAAAGAAGTTGGTAACAGTGGTGGTGGTGGCGGTAGCGGCGGCTGTCCGGATGTGGATTTTCTCTCTTCTTCCACTAGTGAAGTTGACATCACGAAGTTGGCGGTGTGA